ggcattatattacgttacaatcataatcatattataaagagattcctccttttaaattaaatatttcaaatcaataatcgataatcagatgattcccagatcgggtggagcattgtcaagaggcgtcacttaataaccctttcttacagatataaatctgttgttgacagaatcatcctttctctcaaaattgaaaatttatatttaattacgtgtttcataaacacaagaatctcatgattgtattcataatattattgtcaaggcaagaaacgattcatattctagattttctagagcacgccttatattgatttaagttcacctaaatctatcatcgcatggtaaatacatgcatatatctcatatataaaaataaataaacaagtaagcatgcaattaatatcatgtcacacattgatataatgatgtatggatttattatagcatttaaaagcaattaaaacaattaaaacatgctttaaaacacttttgggaatataaacagttcaaaacttttatataaaaaatatttgaccactccattagatccgtctcggaaaaacgaatccaacgatatattgcacgcccaaaacggagttacgaaactcccaaaaaatcaaatttaatgtggacataagggctgtaacgcatgtacgtaatACATTACAccactgttgagccatttacgcgtgtaacgcattccgtaaatgcgcaacagtgtgtaacgcattcatgGAATGCGCAACACCCCCTTCCCCCGCGTGCAGCGCACGCGCCTGCACAGCCGTAGCaggttttctgattttttttttgtttattcTGCCTGCTACCTGTTTGCTTCTCTGCCGTGTCTGTTGGCTTCCTTATTGTTACAAAAAAAACAGAAGTAACTCCCCCTTtcctttactcccttattaataactccttattaatttattattttaattttattattaataaattaattaatatttaattaataaattaataaaaatcaaaataatatgatttcttaaatcaaggagtagcagaaaaataccagatcagccatgggtccttgtgcaaattttaatcataattattcacatgcataattattttatgaattttaattaaaacaattttaaaaaaaattcataacaaataatctacacatcacaaaattatgaaaaaaatatctagatgatctacaacacttgtagaacccagatcagtagtcaaaatctcatgcaaaaattatttcgaattaattcataattaaatccaaataaacttgcaaaaatcataataaatccatacatgcattaaaaaatctgaaattttttatatgaatctcaatatgcagaacctagctctgatgccaatgaaggaatttacagatgagcggaagcgtgaaataacaattattccgtaaaaaccatataccgcacatatagaaaaacatataaaagggaaaaagTGAGGAATcaaaaccatacctcgtgaatcgaaactatataaaattggagtgctagcagttgctcctcagtgtgtgaagcactctaccggtatccaccaagaataatcctcttcgatgaacctttttataaaactaagcttctataaaaatggagttttgggagagagagagagaagaagaagatggaggctagggttttcacaaaaccaaaattgtgtgttgtAATTtttgagccatccatctcattctatttataggactctcctagagttttataatatatctttatatatattaacccccccacattttatcttcataaaatgctttaataataagtaaaactattttaatcattatttgttttgttaactatttagaaaataattccctctctcattatttcatcaaagaaaatattcttttatggtgtgaccctgtaggttcaatattatgccagTAGTAGggataaataataataaacttttattaattatttatatgaatattaaaattcactaaatataattaactgattaattatatttattctacatcgtgagtgatgcttctcaacatatcgcgactatccggataatatgaattcactgcttagaatatcaagaacctgtctGTAACGacccgcacttccggaccattAAATCTAAATACCAAAACTTAAATAAAATAGATTCTTATTCGATAATTCAAATATATCACGAAGgtcaaagcagcggtcaaactcaataatcaaaatcataaaaacagagacgcagctccacaaatccgataataattgtctaatagataattaaattcattctctaaaaacaaaatctttattctaattcaaatagcacaaaacgaagcagcacagatctccacatagttctcattccttaatCTTAAATGCTCCAAAATTCcgaacctgaaatattaaaaggggtgagctacgaagctcagcaagtacaaattgaccaactcttaaacagaaaaataatgggtgttttaataaaacgatttttcttaaaacaataataattttgtaaaacattttctaaaataaatccacccaaagttttatattttaaaagtcagaatttaaaacagaacagatCAGATTTTATAACAgtacagattttataacagatcagaacagaataaaacagaacgaaacgatgattcttataaataccacagtctggatctacggccacactttgccagtagccggcatctaattcttattcttattctttataccacactttgtcagtggtcggcatctaaagttcaataattacgcgtccttaataggtatctaaagttgcacactcgtgcgcctactaagggtatctaaggctagttccggaactatagcgtaaattacgaacgggttcgaaaacgtagagactgggttctaaaattcacaattacttatatcttataatttcgaaatcaaaatttttatatcttatatgaaattaaaaacagaactgaaatatcttttccgaaatttaaaagtaagtcaaaaggtACTTACCTCGAAGTCGACACTAAAATCTGAAATTAATAACACGAACAAATCCTAAAATTTTAATAAGCAAACATAGTTAATTACTTATTCTATAAACAAATCTTCTACATGCACTACTACGGTAAACTTAAAATTGACAAACACTTTAGCCATTAAAAATCACGGAAGCCGTAactttaataataataatttaatattatgcAAGCAGGCGCACAATTACATCTATACATCATACGTACATGCAAATTAAATTAGTAACATAAATATGCAGGTCACTCGTCCGTCTGTACTAAAACTGAACATGCATGATACTAAATTCAGGGCCAAAACAAGTCCATTGTACCCTATTCTTTTATGAGTAATGCTACGTAACCCAAAACTCGTACCAAAATAGTTACAAAATGATGTGGCATGACACGTGTTTAGATATAATTCGTGAGTACATATGAATGCATGCGGGGCCCTATATTATTATTAGGAAAGTTATCATTAATAAAGTATTTGGGAACAATTTTTGTAACAATATTTGGGGCCTTTAGCATTTTCCTTCTTTTATATCCTTTGCATGCAATTTTATTAAAGAAATCAAATTATTATAACTACTGGGCATGCATGGTGTACAACAAAATCATAATATTTAAGTCTACCAGTCGAACACAAATAACTAACAAAACAtcttaattaaattaaatcaTGGTCATGCtcatattaaatttaaaatagaaAAAAAACAAGTAAAGAACTTAGAAAATAAGTGGGCAATATTCTTTCCTTATAATGATCAATATATCTAGCAATTAATTCAACTAAATTTTTTTTTAGTAACCATGTTATCTATTTTCACTAAAACAAAATTAATACCTAGCATAAACTAAACATGATTtgcataaataattaattaattaaatctatgCTAACATGAATAACGACActaaattaattataatcaattTAAAACATGAATTTTAAACTTCTGGTTCACATATATTAGCATGATTCACCGGTTTCGAAACAATATATAGATTTAATCTAAAATATACTTCTACCTCAGACAACCAAAAGGCATTAGACATGGTACAATACAATTAGGTAGTTAAGCATTAAGGACAGAGCATGGTATTTAACATAGAGGCACGCATAAAAGCAACAGAACACAGAAACAAATAAAGTGGTACCTCTTTAGTAGATTAGCAAATCGAACTGATGATCCTGTAAATAGTTTTTTTTTGTCTAAAGGGTTCTTTATATAGGCACACAAAACCCTAATCTCAACTAGGAAATAATAATATTTCCTCCTAAAGATTTACAACCTCTACAAGTaaattccaaaaataaaatatttggcACACACAATTACCTAAATTAAAAAGATttcgattttctaaattatttttacaCTTATTTTcacaaataacaaatcttttcTCAACTCAAATAACTTGCACAAAAAGTTTTTGAAATATTCTAAATAAATATTTATCTAAATGAATTAATAtctaatatttaataaattaaaaattaaatcacggattttacattcttccctccttaaaagaatttggtccccaaattcataaaaattaaattaaactaAATAAGTCGCTAAAGAAAAGAAATCATACCTTAATTGCGATAGTTGTCATTTCTTGTGAGCTGAAATACACGTCCTTTGCCCATCTGGTTATCTGCCTCCTTCCTTGGTTGCGGTGGCGGGTTGTGCGGGCAATTCGAAATCTTGTGTCCTACTTCTCCGCAATGAAAACAAGCACCTGTATTCCAACGGCAGACCTTGTCCGGATGATTCTTGCCGCACCTCGTACACCTCTCTCGATCACCTTGACCTCCGATGTTATCGTACACGTGTGGCTTCTTGAGTGGTCCCCCTTGAAAAGATTGCCCAGCAGTTTGAGTGAACCGCCTCTTATTCCAGTTGTGAGACGCCTTTTCAGATTCTGCCAAGCCTCTCTCGATCACTAACGCCTTGTTGAGGACAGCCTCGTATGTCTGAAGTTCAAAAGACGCCACAGAGTTCCTGATATCGCTTCGAAGTCCCTCCTCTAATCTTCGTGCTCGACTGCTCTCATCTGCTACTAGGGTCGACGCGTACTTCACAAGCTTTGCAAATTCTGCTTCGTATTCAATGACGGTTCTTCCACCTTGCTGAAGTCGAATGAAGTCCCTCACTTTTTGCAGACGAACTGTTCTCGGAAAGTACTTGTCCTCTAAAGCTTTCTTGAACTTTGCCCAAGTGTACGGTTCAGGATTTTCAAGATTCGATGTTGTCTCGTTCTTCCTCTTTTCCATGAGCCACCAGTCGTAAGCGCTTCCTTGCAATTGGTACACAGCTAAGGTCACCTTCTGCTGCTCATTGCTCCCTAGAAGTCCgaaagctttttccatctcttgGATCCACATCTCAACTACTGCCGGATCAGTTGCTCCATCAAAAGTTGGTGGGTTCAAACGCTTGAATTGAGAGACGATGTTGGGCTTCGGTTGCTGATTCACAAGTACAGCTAGAGTTTCAGCCAGCTGGTCAAAGACGTTTCCTCCTTCATCATTGTTGCCCTGATTTTCATTGTTGTTCTGATTTTCGTTGTTGTTCTGATTATCTCCATCCATCTTTTCTAGAACACACATTACAAATTCTAAACTTATAGTCAAtaatcaaaaaaacacaaaagtcaaacatattaaataatcaaacaaataaatgccctaaatccaaaataattttataagaccTATACGATAGTCTAAAGGATCacatcctagggaatgtactagtcccatacctaatacactccgaaggacagcctgctcttgataccaactgtaacgacccgcacttccggaccattAAATCTAAATACCAAAACTTAAATAAAATAGATTCTTATTCGATAATTCAAATATATCACGAAGgtcaaagcagcggtcaaactcaataatcaaaatcataaaaacagaGACACAGCTCCACAAATccaataataattgtctaacagataattaaattcattctctaaaaacaaaatctttattctaattcaaatagcacaaaacgaagcagcacagatctccacatagttctcattccttaatCTTAAATGCTCCAAAATTCcgaacctgaaatattaaaaggggtgagctacgaagctcagcaagtacaaattgaccaactcttaaacagaaaaataatgggtgttttaataaaacgatttttcttaaaacaataataattttgtaaaacattttctaaaataaatccacacaaagttttatattttaaaagtcagaatttaaaacagaacagagcagattttataacagtacagattttataacagatcagaacagaATAAAACAGAATGAAATgatgattcttataaataccacagtctggatctacggccacactttgccagtagccggcatctaattcttattcttattctttataccacactttgccagtggtcgacatctaaagttcaataattatgcgcccttaataggtatctaaagttgcacactcgtgcgcctactaagggtatctaaggctagttccggaactatagcgtaaattacgaacgggttcgaaaacgtagagactgggttctaaaattcacaattacttataacttataatttcgaaatcaaaatttttatatcttatatgaaattaaaaacagaactgaaatatcttttccgaaatttaaaagtaagtcaaaaggtACTTACCTCAAAGTCGACActaaaatccgaaattaataacACGAACAAATCCTAAAATTTTAATAAGCAAACATAGTTAATTACTTATTCTATAAACAAATCTTCTACATGCACTACTACTGTAAACTTAAACTTGACAAACACTTTAGCCATTAAAAATCACGGAAGCCGTAactttaataataataatttaatattatgcAAGCAGGCGCACAATTACATCTATACATCATACGTACATGCAAATTAAATTAGTAACATAAATATGCAGGTCACTCGTCCGTCTGTACTAAAACTGAACATGCATGATACTGAATTCAGGGCCAAAACAAGTCCATTGTACCCTATTCTTTTATGAGTAATGCTACGTAACCCAAAACTCGTACCAAAATAGTTATAAAATGATGTGGCATGACACGTATTTAGATATAATTCGTGAGTACATATGAATGCACGCGGGGTCCTATATTATTATTAGGAAAGTTATCATTAATAAAGTATTTGGGAACAATTTTTGTAACAATATTTGGGGCCTTTAGCATTTTCCTTCTTTTATATCCTTTGCATGCAATTTTATTAAAGAAATCAAATTATTATAACTACTGGGCATGCATGGTGTACAACAAAATCATAATATTTAAGTCTACCAGTCGAACACAAATAACTAGCAAAACAtcttaattaaattaaatcaTGGTCATGCtcatattaaatttaaaatagaaaaaaaaacAAGTAAAGAACTTAGAAAATAAGTGGGCAATATTCTTTCCTTATAATGATCAATATATCTAGCAATTAATTCAACTAAAATTTTTTTTAGTAACCATGTTATCTATTTTCACTAAAACAAAATTAATACCTAGCATAAACTAAACATGATTTGcacaaataattaattaattaaatctatgCTAACATGAATAACGACActaaattaattataatcaattTAAAACATGAATTTTAAACTTCTGGTTCACATATATTAGCATGATTCACCGGTTTCGAAACAATATATAGATTTAATCTAAAATATACTTCTACCTCAGACAACCAAAAGGCATTAGACATGGTACAATACAATTAAGTAGTTAAGCATTGAGGACAGAGCTTGGTATTTAACATAGAGGCACGCATAAAAGCGACAGAACACAGAAACAAATAAAGTGGTACCTCTTTAGTAGATTAGCAAATCGAACTGATGATCCTGTAAAGAGTTTTTTTTTTGTCTAAAGGGTTCTTTATATAGGCACACAAAACCCTAATCTCAACTAGGAAATAATAATATTTCCTCCTAAAGATTTACAACCTCTCCAAGTaaattccaaaaataaaatatttggcACACACAATTACCTAAATTAAAAAGATttcgattttctaaattatttttacaCTTATTTTcacaaataacaaatcttttcTCAACTCAAATAACTTGCACAAAAAGTTTTCGAAATATTCTAAATAAATATTTATCTAAATGAATTAATAtctaatatttaataaattaaaaataaatcacggattttaactgtcagtgactagttaccgtacaatgaattccttctacccttataatatcccgattaaatacaaggcatggatcttgtgtcaagcctatcaaatttaatcatatgatttcttattcataatgcaaagttcatattaatgtaaattagaaactcctttctaatttcatacactctggccagagattccagaactcgcatactaagaataatataggatattctcttcctatactgggaggggtagatcctttattgacgttaactatctctatacacaaatccctatgcccagaatagacctaatggatgtccttgagactaaggactaaactaaagcatagttcattatatataagatacctttaacgatctcaagtctaaggacacttgtacaactatcactcattgaataactattgacacgtgagtaatctccattagttgttcaacttatcaagtcatgttcagtgaacttattccctaataagcacctacataccagctatagtgtcaccacacaaatgcctatgagaacagacatcctcctgaagggagcaagcatagtatgtaccaatctttgcggatccactaacatccgattagttatcctatgatcaggaactgtttaagtccagagttgtcatcttctagatcccattattataatctcattataattctagaagctttactctaaactatggaacattttatttaatacactttaaatagataaagcccataaaaatataacaagacTTTTATTAATacaaaatgaaatcaaataggaatacaagaaagttcttcctaactcatcatacatgattggatttaggacaaacactttcactTTGGTGAGTCCACTTtagtgtgtaccaaagaaaggaggtatcacagttgttgctaatgagaagaatgatcTCATTCCTACTCAAACAGTCACGGaatggagagtttgtatggactataggaagctgaacaaggccactaggaaggatcacttccctctgcctttcattgatcggatgctcgacaggttggctggtcacgagtactattgtcttctggatggttgttcgggttataatcagatttgtatcgctccagaggatcaggagaagactaccttcacttgtccatttggtactttcgccttcagacgagttttttttggtctgtgtggtgcaccagccatatttcagagatgtatgatggccatcttttctgatatgattggctagaatgtggaggtgttcatggacgacttctctgtatctggcgattcttttgatgaatgcttgcaaaatcttagacacgttctcaagaggtgcgttgagaccaatatggttctcaattgggagaaatgtcactttatggtgcgatagggcattattcttgggcacaaggtttcgagtaagggtcttgaggtggacaaagccaaggtgggggtcattgagaatcttcctccacctatttccgttaagggaattcgcagttttcttggtcatacgGGTTTCTATAGAcctttcatcaaggacttctctaagatttcgaagccattgtgcagtttgctagagaaagatgttcctttcaagtttgatgacgagtgccttgccgCTTTTGAGATATTGAAAAAGAGTTTAATCATGGAActtgtcataactgcacctgactagaatgaaccttttgagatgatgtgtgatgcaagtgactttGTAGTTAGatcagttcttgggcagagaaagaacaacatatttcatgtggtctactacgtTAGTAAGACCctgaatggtgctcaactgaattatactactgcaataaagaacttttggctattgtctatgattttgagaaatttcgatcttatttacttgggactaaagtgacagttttcactgatcacgcggCAATTCgttatctcatctcgaagaaggactcgaagcctagattgatcagatgggtgtcctttgcttcaagaatttgaactagagatcaagggtagaaaggggactgaaaatcaagtcgctgatcatctctcgcgtttagagaaccctaatgctactttattggataagacattgataaatgagtcttttcccgatgagcagctatttggagtgcaagaagaagaaccgtggtttgcagacattgtgaactaccttgtgagtaatatcatgcctcccgacttatcttatgctcaaaggaagaagtttctacatgaagtgaagtggtatatgtgggatgagccatttctttttcgacaaggagctgaccatatcatcaggagatgtattccttacagggaaacggggggatcttgcgagattgccactcaacggcttatggaggacattatggtggagaaaagacagcaactcgtattcttcaagcaggctTCTTTTGGCCAACTTTGTTTAATGATGCTCActagtttgttttgaaatgtgatcgatgtcaacgtgtgggtaatatgtctaagagagatgagatgcctcttaatgtgatgctcgaggttgaagtcttcgatgtttggggaattgacttcatggggccatttgtctcatcttgtaacaatcagtacatcttgttggctGTTGATTATGTGTgaaaatgggttgaagttaaggcgttgccaacgaatgatgcgaaagtggtgcttaattttcttcacaagcaaatattcacaaggtttagaactccaagagtcataatcagtgatgaggggttgCATTTTTGCAATTGCAAGTTCACTACTATGATGCAGAAGTATAATGTcaatcatcgcattgctacggcttatcatcctcagacgaatggtcaagacgaggtgtctaacagagagatcaagcgcattttagagaaagttgtgtgtccatcgaggaaagattggtctttgaatcttgatgaagctgtttgggcgtatagaacagcatacaagactccattgggaatgtcgccatttcagttggtcTATGGTAAGGGGtatcatttgcctgtggagcttgagcataaggcgtattgggctttgaagaaattgaatcttgacttggatgcggctggaaagaagaggatgcttcagttGAATGAACTAGACGAGTTTCGaattcaagcttatgagaacaacaaaatgtataaggagaaagtcaagaggtggcacgatagcGGTCTAGTACTCAAATCATTTAtgtcagggcaacaagttcttttgttcaactctcatttccgtctttttcctggaaagttgaagtcaaggtggtcagggcccttcataatcaaaactgtgttttcgcatggagcggtggaaattttttaaagtgatctgggccaagca
This sequence is a window from Apium graveolens cultivar Ventura chromosome 9, ASM990537v1, whole genome shotgun sequence. Protein-coding genes within it:
- the LOC141686114 gene encoding uncharacterized protein LOC141686114, with the protein product MDGDNQNNNENQNNNENQGNNDEGGNVFDQLAETLAVLVNQQPKPNIVSQFKRLNPPTFDGATDPAVVEMWIQEMEKAFGLLGSNEQQKVTLAVYQLQGSAYDWWLMEKRKNETTSNLENPEPYTWAKFKKALEDKYFPRTVRLQKVRDFIRLQQGGRTVIEYEAEFAKLVKYASTLVADESSRARRLEEGLRSDIRNSVASFELQTYEAVLNKALVIERGLAESEKASHNWNKRRFTQTAGQSFQGGPLKKPHVYDNIGGQGDRERCTRCGKNHPDKVCRWNTGACFHCGEVGHKISNCPHNPPPQPRKEADNQMGKGRVFQLTRNDNYRN